The following coding sequences are from one Lolium rigidum isolate FL_2022 chromosome 6, APGP_CSIRO_Lrig_0.1, whole genome shotgun sequence window:
- the LOC124659946 gene encoding protein MLN51 homolog — protein MADPPPPPPDAQPPAADKAPAAPLTPEAEDAPEVQEAESEVDEEYVSDPDDALPEMRRREASDDEGSEDGRRPPRARIDPDHDHDGQGAPEDYEGEVEDDDEEEEYYDDLLEEEAAEGLEEEEYDGRAVPPKEVAAGQGEEGEKAVVEGEEAEGEEKKEQEPFAVPTSGAFYMHDDRFAENGRGGGGRRRMLGGRKLWDAKDDQAWVHDRFEEMNVHDRFDERYEDKRGSRGRFRGRGSGGRTRGTARGSSRGGRYRNYHEDSENQNLGDSQNRPQKVVRGRGPRRYDAIAKNTREVVGYQRKQPARSREPAAHSALDREAGQISNAHSDAVPAKKNVVNSSLNSASPPFYPSGASNHAGAQRRDMQAGGSNNMKLQSGPIVRGRGTADYGGRDRFHAEGHVRPSPSRTAGASSNSSGFAASSVNAGQSPTARAQGGNSSIGVPSHNQPTSSFHQTSRTSAQQQNHTSVMHQKSGQLPTQPATRIPTQQLSHRSNPSPTAQHLPARSTESGENGSYPSSNQSKTISSEVEKTNKEIGRGSFMYGGAQIIGSAGAAGLAQGEQNNFPGTPALLPVMQFAGQHPGGLGVGMALPGYVAQQQLGMGNNEMAWLPLLAGAAGAFGGSYPPYITLDPSFYSRSSGQTSSSIPSREANVNKGAKSPPENDIVTEELDQRQNKPRRYSEMNFSQ, from the exons ATGGCCGacccgccgcccccgcccccggacGCACAGCCGCCCGCCGCCGacaaggccccggccgcgccgctgaCGCCCGAGGCCGAGGATGCGCCGGAGGTGCAGGAGGCCGAGTCGGAGGTGGACGAGGAGTACGTGAGCGACCCCGACGACGCTCTCCCGGAGATGCGCCGCCGGGAGGCCAGCGACGACGAGGGGTCCGAGGACGGCAGGCGCCCGCCCAGGGCGCGGATCGAccccgaccacgaccacgacggcCAGGGCGCCCCGGAGGATTACGAGGGCGAGGTGGaagacgacgatgaggaggaggagtactACGATGATTTgctcgaggaggaggcggccgaggggctggaggaggaggagtacgatGGTCGCGCGGTGCCGCCCAAGGAGGTAGCCGCCGGCCAGGGGGAGGAAGGTGAGAAAGCTGTGGTGGAGGGAGAGGAGGCTGAgggggaagagaagaaggagcagGAGCCCTTCGCTGTGCCCACCTCTGGTGCCTTCTACATGCACGATGACCGCTTCGCCGAGaacggccgcggcggcggtggacgcag GCGAATGCTTGGTGGGAGGAAGTTATGGGATGCTAAAGACGATCAAGCTTGGGTGCACGACAGATTTGAGGAGATGAACGTGCACGATAGATTTGATGAGCGCTATGAA GATAAGCGAGGCTCAAGAGGTCGTTTTAGAGGTCGTGGTAGTGGAGGCAGAACCCGAGGCACTGCTCGTGGGTCTTCCAGAGGAGGGAGGTACCGCAATTATCACGAAGATAGCGAAAACCAGAACCTTGGTGACAGCCAAAACCGGCCCCAAAAGGTTGTCCGAGGGAGAGGACCCAGACGTTATGATGCAATAGCAAAGAATACCCGAGAGGTTGTTGGATACCAACGTAAACA ACCAGCAAGATCTCGTGAACCCGCTGCTCATTCTGCATTGGACAGAGAGGCTGGCCAAATTTCAAATGCACATTCTGATGCAGTTCCTGCTAAAAAGAATGTTGTCAATTCAAGCTTAAATTCTGCGTCGCCACCATTTTATCCCTCTGGCGCATCCAACCATGCGGGTGCTCAAAGAAGGGACATGCAAGCAGGAGGTTCTAATAACATGAAGCTACAATCTGGTCCAATAGTTAGAGGGAGAGGAACCGCAGATTACGGTGGACGGGATAGGTTTCATGCCGAGGGTCATGTTAGACCATCTCCTAGTAGAACTGCTGGAGCTTCGTCAAATTCATCAGGGTTTGCAGCCTCGTCAGTCAATGCTGGCCAATCCCCTACTGCCAGGGCTCAAGGGGGAAACTCAAGCATCGGGGTTCCTTCACATAATCAGCCAACTTCATCATTTCACCAAACGTCTAGGACCTCTGCACAGCAGCAAAATCACACCTCAGTCATGCACCAGAAGTCAGGCCAACTACCTACTCAACCTGCAACGAGAATTCCAACTCAGCAGTTGAGCCATCGGAGCAATCCTTCACCGACTGCTCAGCATCTACCTGCTAGATCCACTGAAAGTGGAGAGAATGGTTCCTATCCTAGTTCAAACCAATCCAAGACTATATCATCTGAGGTGGAAAAAACTAATAAAGAAATTGGACGAGGTTCGTTCATGTATGGTGGAGCCCAGATTATCGGTTCTGCTGGAGCTGCTGGTCTTGCCCAGGGTGAGCAAAATAATTTTCCTGGCACTCCAGCTCTTCTGCCAG TGATGCAATTTGCTGGCCAGCATCCAGGTGGGCTTGGAGTTGGTATGGCCCTCCCTGGTTATGTGGCTCAACAGCAGCTGGGAATGGGAAATAACGAAATGGCATG GTTGCCACTATTGGCTGGCGCAGCTGGGGCTTTTGGAGGATCATATCCACCTTACATTACCCTCGATCCAAGCTTTTACTCTAGGTCTTCAGGGCAAACTTCATCCTCCATTCCATCCAG GGAAGCTAACGTTAACAAGGGGGCTAAATCTCCTCCGGAAAATG ATATTGTGACTGAAGAGCTTGATCAGCGCCAGAACAAGCCTAGAAG ATACTCAGAGATGAACTTCAGTCAGTGA
- the LOC124667612 gene encoding protein SODIUM POTASSIUM ROOT DEFECTIVE 3-like, with translation MALVNCPGIQCMSATMGLKKKALRWLPRSSAGSGLEEDEDSNERSGLLRSHRDHNRVVPVMDVDEPRAKASPAAEPKTVALKVSMHCHGCARKVKKQISKLEGVASVKIELGIKTVTVVGNVTPVEVLEAVSKVIKYAHILDLAAP, from the exons ATGGCTCTGGTTAACTGCCCGGGCATCCAGTGCATGTCTGCAACGATGGGTCTGAAGAAGAAAGCTCTGCGCTGGTTGCCCCGTTCCTCTGCGGGGTCCGGcctggaggaagatgaagacagcAACGAGAGGAGCGGGCTCCTGAGGAGCCACCGGGATCATAACCGCGTCGTGCCGGTCATGGACGTGGATGAGCCACGAGCCAAGGCGTCGCCGGCAGCGGAGCCGAAG ACCGTGGCCCTGAAGGTGTCGATGCACTGCCATGGCTGCGCGAGGAAggtcaagaagcagatctccaagCTGGAAG GAGTTGCGTCCGTCAAGATAGAGCTGGGGATCAAGACGGTGACGGTGGTCGGGAACGTGACCCCCGTGGAAGTCCTGGAGGCCGTCTCCAAGGTGATCAAGTACGCGCACATCCTGGACCTGGCGGCGCCCTAg